One genomic segment of Bacteroidales bacterium includes these proteins:
- a CDS encoding class I SAM-dependent methyltransferase, whose amino-acid sequence MKIRNPINRNSLSIKKKDRVLEVGSGHNPNYRSDVLAEKYIDSNYHRSGDVKIFSHQTLVNASGESLPFKEKEFDYVICCHALEHAEDPAQFINEQCRVAKRGYMETPSFIGEALFPKESHRWVILEIDNRLVLYEKSRIKGGFIPDFGNLFLTYLPFQSIAYRLLCNTYGDLHNVRYEWEDDIDFIINPEDEYYSSFFTQKWTQEMIEKIFPSHSLRKESGRTVRAFFQILKEMMRKAKTPMSLEEYEKYKNLRK is encoded by the coding sequence ATGAAAATACGTAATCCGATAAATAGAAATAGCCTGTCGATAAAAAAGAAGGACAGGGTTTTGGAAGTCGGTTCCGGACATAATCCGAACTACAGGTCTGATGTATTGGCAGAGAAATATATTGACAGCAACTATCATAGATCTGGTGATGTGAAGATATTTTCGCATCAAACGCTGGTAAATGCTTCCGGAGAATCTCTTCCGTTTAAGGAGAAGGAATTTGATTATGTGATCTGTTGCCATGCTTTGGAACATGCGGAAGATCCTGCGCAATTTATCAACGAGCAATGTCGGGTAGCAAAAAGAGGGTATATGGAAACACCCAGTTTCATCGGAGAGGCTTTATTTCCCAAAGAATCCCATCGATGGGTAATACTGGAAATAGATAACCGGCTGGTTCTCTACGAGAAATCCAGAATAAAAGGCGGATTTATACCGGATTTCGGAAATCTTTTTTTAACATACCTGCCTTTTCAATCCATTGCCTACAGGTTACTTTGTAATACATACGGTGATTTACACAATGTAAGATATGAGTGGGAAGATGATATTGATTTCATCATTAATCCGGAAGATGAATATTACAGTTCTTTTTTTACTCAAAAATGGACTCAGGAGATGATCGAAAAAATATTTCCATCTCATTCCTTACGAAAGGAATCAGGGCGTACTGTCAGGGCTTTTTTCCAGATATTGAAAGAAATGATGAGAAAAGCTAAAACGCCGATGTCGCTTGAAGAATATGAAAAATATAAAAACCTACGAAAATGA